A genomic segment from Bubalus bubalis isolate 160015118507 breed Murrah chromosome 5, NDDB_SH_1, whole genome shotgun sequence encodes:
- the PRDX6 gene encoding peroxiredoxin-6 — translation MPGGLLLGDEAPNFEANTTIGRIRFHDYLGDSWGILFSHPRDFTPVCTTELGRAAKLAPEFAKRNVKMIALSIDSVEDHLAWSKDINAYNGEEPTEKLPFPIIDDKNRDLAIQLGMLDPAEKDEKGMPVTARVVFIFGPDKKLKLSILYPATTGRNFDEILRVIISLQLTAEKRVATPVDWKNGDSVMVLPTIPEEEAKKLFPKGVFTKELPSGKKYLRYTPQP, via the exons ATGCCCGGAGGTCTCCTCCTCGGGGACGAGGCTCCCAACTTCGAGGCAAATACTACCATCGGCCGCATCCGTTTCCACGACTATCTGGGAGACTC ATGGGGCATTCTCTTCTCCCATCCTCGGGACTTTACCCCAGTGTGTACCACGGAGCTCGGCAGAGCAGCAAAGCTGGCACCAGAATTTGCCAAGAGAAATGTTAAGATGATTGCTCTTTCCATAGACAGTGTGGAAGACCATCTTGCATGGAGCAAG GATATCAACGCTTACAATGGTGAAGAGCCCACAGAAAAGTTACCTTTTCCCATCATTGATGATAAGAATCGGGACCTTGCCATCCAGTTGGGCATGCTGGACCCAGCAGAGAAAGACGAAAAGGGCATGCCTGTGACTGCTCGTGTG GTGTTTATTTTTGGTCCTGATAAGAAACTGAAACTGTCCATCCTCTACCCAGCTACCACTGGCAGGAACTTTGATGAGATTCTCAGAGTAATTATCTCTCTCCAGCTGACGGCAGAAAAGAGGGTGGCCACCCCAGTTGACTGGAAG AATGGGGACAGCGTGATGGTCCTTCCAACCATCCCTGAAGAGGAAGCCAAAAAACTTTTCCCTAAAGGAGTCTTCACCAAAGAGCTCCCATCTGGCAAGAAATACCTCCGCTACACACCCCAGCCATAG